Proteins co-encoded in one Taeniopygia guttata chromosome 4, bTaeGut7.mat, whole genome shotgun sequence genomic window:
- the NAF1 gene encoding H/ACA ribonucleoprotein complex non-core subunit NAF1 has translation MEEQLENPAVEPGGQPETVEREVVEQLENPVVELGCQQEVLEQLENPAVGPGGQREMVEQLENPAVGPGRQREVMEQLESLALEPGRQREVVEQRENPAVGPGGQLEVVEQRESPAVGPGGQRQAEQEMVQSLAEGAGDVPASLPPAAGPRRSPPPAWPRSPAAAVPSSDSDSDTDSDSSSTTLFSSSSSAVSDEDDHPNEKDNRSYCPRTKDELPIDKLPPVEDLSIILPDNVELKLFGTVSSIIEQLVIIESLRGLPPVNEESIIFKEDRQAVGKIFEIFGPVSHPFYVIRFNNSEHIKEKGVNVQDSMYFAPSVEDFTQYIFAEKLKQEKGSDASWKNDQEPPPEVLDFSDDEQEREAKQKKKKPQSQGRKKVRSETLPSSENKELHHSVQQPASNSSRGYRGRGFSRDLYSPPSGPRGFFRPQVRPPQLYFSDWRPHQEPPVFPPPHRRENPMIQQYAFPPPEFGYVSNWHQFQPPPSNTNVMWTGPNMYNLSYSFLPPPPPPPPPDSHPPQFKPC, from the exons atggaggagcagctggagaacCCGGCCGTGGAGCCGGGCGGGCAACCGGAGACGGTGGAGCGGGAAGTGGTGGAACAGCTGGAGAACCCGGTCGTGGAGctgggctgccagcaggaaGTGCTAGAGCAGCTGGAGAACCCGGCTGTGGGGCCGGGAGGGCAGCGAGAGATGGTGGAGCAGCTGGAGAACCCGGctgtagggccgggccggcAGCGGGAAGTgatggagcagctggagagccTGGCTTTGGAGCCAGGCAGGCAGCGAGAAGTCGTGGAGCAGCGGGAGAACccggccgtggggccgggcgggcAGCTGGAGGTGGTGGAGCAGCGGGAGAGCccggccgtggggccgggcgggcagcggcagGCCGAGCAGGAGATGGTGCAGAGCCTTGCGGAGGGCGCCGGGGATGTCCCAGCCTCTCTGCCCCCAGCCGCGGGACCGCGGCGCTCGCCGCCGCCCGCCTGGCCCCGCTCTCCCGCGGCCGCCGTGCCCTCGTCGGACTCGGACAG tgaTACAGATTCAGATAGTTCATCAACTACACTCTTCTCTTCATCTTCATCAGCAGTATCTGATGAAGATGATCATCCAAATGAAAAGGATAACAGATCTTACTGTCCTAGGACAAAGGATGAGTTGCCTATTGAT AAACTGCCTCCTGTTGAAGACTTATCAATAATTCTTCCAGATAATGTTGAACTGAAACTCTTTGGGACAGTTTCCAGCATCATTGAGCAGCTAG tAATAATTGAATCACTGAGAGGCCTACCTCCAGTAAATGAGGAAagcataatttttaaagaagatCGGCAAGCTGTAGGAAAG ataTTTGAGATATTTGGTCCTGTTTCACATCCTTTTTATGTGATAAGATTTAACAACTCTGAGCATATCAAAGAGAAAGGTGTTAATGTGCAAGATAGCATGTATTTCGCTCCATCAGTAGAGGACTTCACCCAGTATATATTTGCAGAAAAACTAAAACA ggAAAAAGGTTCAGATGCATCTTGGAAGAATGACCAAGAACCACCACCTGAA gtTTTGGATTTCAGTGATGATGAACAAGAAAGAGAggcaaaacagaagaaaaagaaacctcaAAGTCAAGGAAGGAAGAAAGTCAGATCAGAAACACTTCCATCAA GTGAGAATAAAGAACTTCATCACTCAGTGCAACAGCCTGCTTCAAATTCCTCAAGGGGATACCGTGGCAGAGGGTTCTCCAGGGATCTATATTCTCCTCCATCAGGCCCTCGAGGGTTTTTCAGACCGCAAGTAAGACCACCACAGCTGTACTTTTCAGACTGGAGACCACACCAGGAACCACCAGTGTTTCCACCACCTCACAGAAGAGAAAATCCAATGATACAACAGTATGCCTTTCCTCCTCCAGAGTTTGGCTATGTCAGTAATTGGCATCAATTCCAACCTCCGCCTTCAAATACGAATGTGATGTGGACAGGCCCAAACATGTACAATTTATCCTACTCATTTCTGCCAccgccaccaccaccacctcctccaGACAGCCATCCTCCTCAGTTCAAGCCTTGCTGA